One window from the genome of Nicotiana tomentosiformis chromosome 5, ASM39032v3, whole genome shotgun sequence encodes:
- the LOC104091386 gene encoding uncharacterized protein: MTKLMRLVAIAAVSMFLLVTPIALAIEEEFGNGVDLSDTDVIDYDQSKSNYDEESYDSSLYSVPGHNNKQALAPESYPGFHTQVGECLEKISDDCGVIIFNMIFDSGKYSNVEECCGQLLTLGRKCHNIIVESTLDSPELKGVNKTEVWGNSDNLWKECGASAPL, from the coding sequence ATGACAAAGCTGATGAGACTTGTAGCAATTGCCGCAGTTTCCATGTTTCTTCTCGTGACACCAATAGCACTAGCCATTGAAGAAGAGTTCGGCAATGGTGTTGATCTGTCAGATACGGATGTTATTGATTATGATCAATCGAAGTCCAACTATGATGAAGAATCATATGATTCTTCGCTATATTCAGTTCCTGGTCATAATAATAAACAAGCGTTGGCACCTGAGTCGTACCCTGGATTTCACACACAAGTGGGGGAATGTTTGGAAAAGATTTCAGACGATTGTGGAGTGATCATTTTCAACATGATATTCGATAGTGGAAAGTATAGCAATGTAGAAGAGTGTTGTGGCCAGCTTTTGACACTTGGGAGAAAATGTCATAACATTATTGTGGAGTCTACTCTTGACAGTCCTGAGTTGAAGGGAGTGAATAAAACTGAGGTTTGGG